GTCTGTCCGTGGGGCGCCGCGGCGGCCGCTGCCGCGGGCAGGGCGCCGACGAGCGCGCCGGAGCCGAGCCCGGCGATGCTGAGGTTGAGCAGCACCTGCCACAGCTCGACGTGGAACGGCAGGAACAGGGCGTAGCCGACGCCGACGAGCGCAGACGCGACGATCAGGATCGCGCGCGGGTTGGCGCGGCGGGAGGTCACCGCGAAGAGGATCGCGCCGACGATCAGCGACACGAGATAGATGCCGATCACATACGAGCGCTGCTCGGCGTCGAGGCCGAGACCGTAGCCGAGTGAGGAGTCGGTGCCCGCGTACGTCGAGAGCGGACCCTGCGCACCGAGCAGGCTGATGCCGACGAGGAACGCCGTCGCCTGGACCGGCCACATCTCGGGTCGGCGGAGCACGCGCATGTCGATCGCGGGGTCGGGCTGACGCAGCTCGAAGAAGACGAAGACGACGAACGCGACGATCCCGAGCGCGAGCAGCAGCCACACCAGCGCGAAGCCCGCGCCGTTGAGGCGAAGGAACGTGAGCGAACTGGTGACCAGCAGCAGACCGAACGCCAGGATGACGAAGCCCCACGTGTCCAGTCGCCGCCCGCGCACCGGCTCGGACTCCGGCACCCCCAGCCAGATCACGAGGCACACCAGGGTCACCGCGATCGCCGGGACCATGAGCGTCAACGTCAGGTCCTGCGTCGCGGTGAAGATGCGGCCCGCGGCGAGGGCGCCGATGATCGCTCCGGCCTGGAGCCCCACGACGAGGAGTCCGGCCGCACGCCGGGTCATCGACACACCGCGGTTCTGACGACGGCCGCGCTCGAAGATCAGCGCGATCTCGAGCGGCAGCCACACGACGTAGAAGCCCTGGAGCGCCCACGCGATCAGGAAGCTCCAGAAATCGCCGGCGAACGCCAGCCACCAGCTCGCGCCCGCGGTGAGGATCGCGGCGATCAGCAGGATGCGCTTGTGGCCGTACATGTCGCCGAG
This window of the Microbacterium sp. SSM24 genome carries:
- a CDS encoding MFS transporter, with amino-acid sequence MTPSAVDRLRGSALGITAGLIGWFVLVEVTSGILQGYYVPLFSDIVDQLGIHDSDVNWFEAAQLLLSALVVPVLAKLGDMYGHKRILLIAAILTAGASWWLAFAGDFWSFLIAWALQGFYVVWLPLEIALIFERGRRQNRGVSMTRRAAGLLVVGLQAGAIIGALAAGRIFTATQDLTLTLMVPAIAVTLVCLVIWLGVPESEPVRGRRLDTWGFVILAFGLLLVTSSLTFLRLNGAGFALVWLLLALGIVAFVVFVFFELRQPDPAIDMRVLRRPEMWPVQATAFLVGISLLGAQGPLSTYAGTDSSLGYGLGLDAEQRSYVIGIYLVSLIVGAILFAVTSRRANPRAILIVASALVGVGYALFLPFHVELWQVLLNLSIAGLGSGALVGALPAAAAAAAPHGQTGIASALTNTTKTIGGTFASAVFGVVLAAGAGIVASETAASLGGYMAVWSICAAGGFLAAVLLFFVPKVAFADTLPEEAAE